Below is a genomic region from Lonsdalea populi.
GCCGGGCTTGGGATATCCCGTAAGCCGGACATCTGCATCTTGTCGCCCGCCAGCGCCGCGCCGTGTTCCGGTACGACGATCACCATCACCCGCCGTCCTGACTCGTCGAGCTGGCGCATAAAGGCTTCCAACTGATCGAACATCTGCTGCGCACGCGGCTGATACGGCGCGGATCGCGTCGTTCCCAGATCGCGCGTGCCGTCATGCAGCGGGATCACGTTCACGAAGGTGGCGCTGCGCATCTCATTACTCTGCTGGCGATCGTCCAGCCAGCGTTGCATCAGTTGCGCATCGCTGAACACCGGCGTGCCGTCGAACGAAGTATAGGACGGCGCGATCCCCCCCTGAGACATCAGCGGCGCCCCGATGCGGCCCTGCTCGCGCAGCGACTTCAGGTAGTTGCCGAAAATACCGGGGTGATCCAGCACCAGTTGCTGGCGGAAGCCCAATTTTTCGAGATTGTCGAACAGATAGCAGTGATCCGCCGTCGGCTTGTAGATGTCGCCGTGCGGCGTCTGACCGCAGCTGGCGCGCAGCAGGCGGATACCTGCAGGACCGCTGTAACCCGTCGCCGAGTTGTAATTGCCAAGCAGAATATCGAACCGTTTCCACAGCGGATGGTGACGGAGCTGCGCCGTGTCCAAATCGGACCACGACAGCGAGCAGATATTGATGATCAATACATCAAACGGCTGCGAATCCGCCGGGAGCGTGTCAGGAAAGTGCGTGACCCGCTGCTTTTCCTGCGCGTAAAAACGCGAGAGAAAAGCCGAAAGATTGGCGCTGGTCGGCGGCGCGCGCTCGTCGAGCCCATCCGACGAAGCATTAACCTGGCCGGACTGCGGCGCGCCGTTGTTGATGGCTACCTGAGGGGTGGCCGCCGTCGTGGGCAGCAGTGAGAAAGCCGGGCCGGCGATATTGATTATATTGATCCAGCACAGCATCGCCGTCACCAGCACGGTAACGCGAACCCACTGGGCGATGAACAGGTACAGAACCCAGAGGACGAACGCCGCAGCGACCATTCGACCATTAATGAACCGGTCCGCCAGATCCAGCAGATAATCGCCTGAAAACTCGGTGAGCTGTGCCCCCTGGCTGAGGATACTTTGCATCCCCGGCAGCCAGGTGTCGTGATAGAACAGCGCGATCCCGATGGGGATCGAGATCCACTGACGCAACCGGTGCAGGCGCTGCGACGGCAGCGGAAACACCAGCCAGCAAAGAAAGACCAGATTATCCAGCGCGTGAAAGTTGAGATAGCCGAACCACAGCAGTGCGAACTTCAGCAAGAAATAGAAATTCCAGCCGCCCAAACCCCGCCAGCAACGCCAGGAGGACACCGCATTGGGCGCCGCTTGTTTTACTTTAGTCATGATTATTTCACATCCGATTGTGAAGATTTTCGCCGCCAGGTTCCTTCATATTTCATCGCGCGCGACGGCGTCAGACGATGAATAAAACCCCGCCAGCGTGCGAACAGCCAGCGGGGAAGAAACACCCACAACACTAAAATGATCAGCAGGAAAAGAATGCCTGCATGCATGATTTCCATCAGATTCATCTGGCCGCCCCCTCGCCCTGCTGCAGCCTGATGCGCTGCGGCACCCGCCGCGACGAAGGGGAGGCCGACACGGTATTGCCCTCGCTGACGGCGGCGGCCGTCACCTCCGTCAACCCACGCGGAACCCTCGCGCCCATCAGACGGATTTCCGACAGAATCGGCAGATCTTCGCACCAAACCTGACGGCCGGAGAAAATCTCGTCATAAGGCAACGGGAAGATGGACGCGAGCGCCGTTTTCAAGTCATGAAGATGGCAGGAAAATAGGAACAGATACAGGCGGTTATCCATCACCGTGAACACATCTCCGTTACGCCGGGTTTTGCAGAGCGTCAATGCCTGCTCCGCCCGCAGCTGGCTCACCGGCGTCAGCGCAACCAGTACGCCCTTGCTATTTTCCGGCAGTAGCTGATCGTTCAGCAGCAGCCTCACCGTATGGCAGAACCTCTCCAGAGGCATGAAACCTTTCTGGCGCAGCGGCTGCTGCAGCTTCCGCAAGACGGTGAAATCTTTCGGCACATAGCGCTGATAGCATTGCCCTTGTAGACCTTCCAGCATGATCAGAAAACGCGACAACGGGGTGCCGAACGGCACAATCATATTAACACCGCAGGCCAGCAGCAGACGCTCGTCGTTCTGGCGCTGACACACCTCCATCTCGCGCACGACGATTTTCAGCCCTGCGCCGCGCAGGCTACGCAGTCGGTGGATATGGCGAGCCAGTCCGCCGGTCTGAACGTTGTGGCTGAGGCAGAAAATCACGGTCGCGGAGTCAGCCTCTTCGGCCCGTGCATAAACCCGATCGTTGCCGTCATGTAATTGCCACTGATTCGATAACGGGGGCGCCCCTTCCAATACGCTGCGTTCGGCAATAAAAATATGCTCGTCATTCAATGTTAATGGCGTGTTTTGCTCTTCTTGTTGCATCATCGAAAAACGATTGTGCTCCAAAATTAACGCCAACCGTCTATCTGCCAGTAATCGCGTAGCGTTATACCACCAATGTATTCTATATTTCCAATTATCTTTCTGATATTCGAGACACGAAAATCCATTCAAATAGCGAAATAGGCCGTGAAGATGTTCACCCAATGAAATTATTTCTCTTCCATAAGTAATAATTACCATCGAAATATAATTCTTCTTTAATGAGAAATTCATTCTCTTTAACCACTCGGACAATTCTGAAGAAGTTAATTTATCCCAATCACTCACCTCGGTATAAAACAAAACCAATTGTGGATTTGACGAAAATGAAAATAGACGTAAAAATTCTTTATCCAACTTCAATAATGCCCTGCTGGTTTGCGGTAATGAATACATCGGAATGCGATCCGGCCCTGAAGACAGCGGCGGAGTCAGCAGCTCGCGCGGCGCGGTGGCTGAGCTGAGCAAGATTACCGCCGCCT
It encodes:
- the bcsG gene encoding cellulose biosynthesis protein BcsG, translated to MTKVKQAAPNAVSSWRCWRGLGGWNFYFLLKFALLWFGYLNFHALDNLVFLCWLVFPLPSQRLHRLRQWISIPIGIALFYHDTWLPGMQSILSQGAQLTEFSGDYLLDLADRFINGRMVAAAFVLWVLYLFIAQWVRVTVLVTAMLCWINIINIAGPAFSLLPTTAATPQVAINNGAPQSGQVNASSDGLDERAPPTSANLSAFLSRFYAQEKQRVTHFPDTLPADSQPFDVLIINICSLSWSDLDTAQLRHHPLWKRFDILLGNYNSATGYSGPAGIRLLRASCGQTPHGDIYKPTADHCYLFDNLEKLGFRQQLVLDHPGIFGNYLKSLREQGRIGAPLMSQGGIAPSYTSFDGTPVFSDAQLMQRWLDDRQQSNEMRSATFVNVIPLHDGTRDLGTTRSAPYQPRAQQMFDQLEAFMRQLDESGRRVMVIVVPEHGAALAGDKMQMSGLRDIPSPAITHVPVGILFAGMKAPHQEQPLRIDAPTSMLALSELISRVVDGQVFNAANVNMSVLTDNLPTTPVVSENDGAVVMRYQGKTWIRLNGGDWVNYP
- a CDS encoding cellulose biosynthesis protein BcsF, with the protein product MNLMEIMHAGILFLLIILVLWVFLPRWLFARWRGFIHRLTPSRAMKYEGTWRRKSSQSDVK
- the bcsE gene encoding cellulose biosynthesis protein BcsE, whose product is MKYFSTLGIEQLPDELMLIQPPGCYWVTVQRQEDAIALARQIISAQAAVILLSSATAPRELLTPPLSSGPDRIPMYSLPQTSRALLKLDKEFLRLFSFSSNPQLVLFYTEVSDWDKLTSSELSEWLKRMNFSLKKNYISMVIITYGREIISLGEHLHGLFRYLNGFSCLEYQKDNWKYRIHWWYNATRLLADRRLALILEHNRFSMMQQEEQNTPLTLNDEHIFIAERSVLEGAPPLSNQWQLHDGNDRVYARAEEADSATVIFCLSHNVQTGGLARHIHRLRSLRGAGLKIVVREMEVCQRQNDERLLLACGVNMIVPFGTPLSRFLIMLEGLQGQCYQRYVPKDFTVLRKLQQPLRQKGFMPLERFCHTVRLLLNDQLLPENSKGVLVALTPVSQLRAEQALTLCKTRRNGDVFTVMDNRLYLFLFSCHLHDLKTALASIFPLPYDEIFSGRQVWCEDLPILSEIRLMGARVPRGLTEVTAAAVSEGNTVSASPSSRRVPQRIRLQQGEGAAR